The proteins below come from a single Panicum hallii strain FIL2 chromosome 7, PHallii_v3.1, whole genome shotgun sequence genomic window:
- the LOC112898815 gene encoding peroxisomal 2,4-dienoyl-CoA reductase-like — MESPFRPDVLRDKAALVTGGGSGIGFEIATQLARHGAQVALMGRRREVLDKAVAALRSEGLRAVGFDGDVRKQEDAARVLAATVEHFSKLDILVNGAAGNFLASPEDLKPKGFRTVLDIDTVGTYTMCYEAMKYLKKGGPGRGPSSGGLIINISATLHYTAAWYQIHVSAAKAGVDSITRSLALEWGADYDIRVNGIAPGPIQDTPGMRKLAPEEMSKGRREMTPLFKLGEKWDIAMAALYLASDAGKYVNGATIIVDGGLWLSRPRHIPKEEVKALSKVVEKKELAAGSGIRGKTNRAGGKDQPGNSYDNNMIDLWRFPGDGTMRWQPFSRHDGFFASLQRVEDRLGSEQHQEQRQNPAPPPAAKAPAIACQPEPASFSDAMTTASPLLLLDPARPRAATAAARRPALDFLTILTNRTSASSRKTTAAAAEVSRRTSRGSWSCWACRRRHRTAMAARAGATAAARTGPWPAKVVGVAGPKFDGRSGGGCRVSRSRSPRGWRTYCSPGRLQRRGGRRIPGHRGGLPRPRSKTGEYV; from the exons ATGGAATCGCCGTTCCGGCCGGACGTGCTGAGGGACAAGGCGGCGCTGGTCACGGGCGGGGGCTCCGGCATCGGATTCGAGATCGCCACCCAgctcgcgcgccacggcgcgcaGGTCGCCCTCatgggccgccgccgcgaggtCCTCGACAAGGCCGTCGCCGCGCTCCGGTCCGAGGGCCTCAGG gctgtTGGTTTCGATGGAGATGTCCGCAAGCAAGAGGATGCTGCCAGGGTGCTTGCAGCAACCGTTGAGCATTTCAGCAAGCTGGACATCCTCGTCAACGGTGCAGCCGGCAACTTCCTTGCTTCCCCGGAGGATTTGAAGCCCAAGGGATTCCGAACCG TTCTTGACATTGATACTGTGGGTACATACACAATGTGTTATGAAGCCATGAAGTATCTCAAAAAGGGCGGACCAGGGAGAGGGCCATCCTCTGGTGGTCTCATCATTAACATAAGTGCCACCCTGCACTACACTGCTGCCTGGTACCAAATTCATGTCTCTGCTGCTAAG GCAGGTGTGGATAGTATCACCAGATCATTAGCTCTGGAATGGGGAGCAGATTATGACATTAGAGTCAACGGAATTGCACCAGGACCGATTCAAGACACTCCAGGAATGAGGAAGCTTGCACCTGAGGAAATGAGCAAGGGGCGTCGAGAAATGACACCATTATTTAAGCTTGGAGAGAAATGGGACATAGCAATGGCCGCACTCTATCTGGCTTCTGATGCAG GAAAATATGTCAATGGGGCTACAATTATTGTTGATGGAGGCCTTTGGTTAAGTCGTCCTCGCCATATTCCCAAGGAGGAAGTGAAGGCGCTCTCTAAGGTTGTCGAGAAGAAG GAGCTAGCGGCCGGCAGCGGCATTCGGGGGAAGACCAACCGAGCGGGAGGGAAAGACCAACCGGGCAACTCTTATGATAATAACATGA TTGATCTTTGGAGATTTCCCGGCGACGGCACGATGCGCTGGCAGCCTTTCTCCCGGCACGACGGCTTCTTCGCCTCCCTCCAGCGGGTGGAAGACAGGCTGGGCTCGGAGCAGCATCAGGAGCAGAGGCAGaacccagcgccgccgccggcggcgaaggCACCGGCAATAGCATGCCAACCCGAACCGGCGTCATTCTCGGACGCCATGACGACCGCGTccccgctcctcctcctcgaccCAGCGCGGCCGCGAGCCGCGACAGCAGCTGCCCGGCGGCCGGCGCTTGACTTCCTCACCATCCTCACCAACAGGACCAGCGCGTCCAGCAGgaagacgacggcggcggcggcggaggtgtcgAGAAGAACATCGCGCGGATCATGGAGCTGCTGGGcctgtcgccgccgccaccggacGGCGATGGCAGCACGGGCGGGTGCGACTGCAGCGGCGCGGACGGGTCCCTGGCCGGCCAAGGTCGTCGGCGTGGCCGGCCCCAAGTTCgacgggaggagcggcggcgggtgccGGGTCAGCCGGTCACGAAGCCCGCGAGGCTGGCGCACCTACTGCTCGCCAGGGCGCCTCCAGCGACGCGGCGGCCGTCGCATCCCCGGCCACCGTGGAGGACTTCCTCGACCGCGATCCAAAACAGGGGAATATGTGTAA
- the LOC112898817 gene encoding peroxisomal 2,4-dienoyl-CoA reductase, with protein MESPFRADVLKGNAALVTGGGSGIGFEIAAQLARHGAQVAIMGRRREVLDKAVAALRSQGLRAVGFDGDVRKQEDAARVLTATVEHFGKLDILVNGAAGNFLASPEDLTPKGFRTVLDIDTVGTYTMCYEALKYLKKGGPGKGPSTGGLIINISATLHYTATWYQIHVSAAKAGVDSITRSLALEWGTDYDIRVNGIAPGPIQGTPGLRKLAPEEMSKGHREMMPLFKFGEKRDIAMAALYLASDAGKYVNGTTLVVDGGLWLSHPRHIPKEEVKELSKLVEKKVRTSGVGMPSSKL; from the exons ATGGAGTCGCCGTTCCGAGCGGACGTGCTCAAGGGCAACGCGGCGCTGGTCACCGGCGGGGGATCCGGCATCGGCTTCGAGATCGCCGCCCAGCTCGCTCGCCACGGCGCGCAGGTCGCCATCatgggccgccgccgcgaggtCCTCGACAAGGCCGTCGCCGCCCTCCGGTCCCAGGGCCTCCGG GCTGTTGGCTTTGATGGAGATGTCCGCAAGCAGGAGGATGCGGCCAGAGTGCTCACAGCAACAGTCGAGCATTTTGGCAAGCTTGACATTCTTGTTAATGGCGCAGCTGGCAACTTCCTTGCTTCCCCGGAGGATTTGACGCCCAAGGGATTCCGAACTG TTCTCGACATTGACACTGTGGGTACATACACAATGTGCTATGAAGCCCTCAAGTATCTGAAAAAGGGTGGGCCAGGAAAAGGCCCGTCCACTGGTGGCCTAATCATTAACATAAGTGCAACACTGCATTACACTGCGACTTGGTACCAAATTCATGTCTCTGCTGCTAAG GCAGGTGTTGATAGCATCACAAGATCATTGGCTCTGGAATGGGGAACGGATTATGACATTAGAGTCAACGGGATTGCACCCGGACCGATTCAAGGTACACCGGGACTGAGGAAGCTTGCGCCTGAGGAAATGAGCAAGGGGCATCGGGAAATGATGCCATTGTTCAAGTTTGGGGAGAAGCGGGATATAGCAATGGCTGCACTCTACCTTGCTTCTGATGCAG GCAAATATGTAAATGGGACTACCCTGGTGGTTGATGGAGGCCTTTGGTTAAGTCACCCTCGCCATATTCCCAAAGAGGAAGTGAAGGAGCTCTCAAAGCTTGTCGAGAAGAAGGTTCGGACCTCTGGTGTTGGCATGCCATCCAGCAAATTGTGA
- the LOC112898818 gene encoding MADS-box transcription factor 31-like isoform X1: protein MGRGKVELKKIENPTNRQVTFSKRRMGLFKKANELAILCDAQIGVIIFSGSGRMYEYSSSPWRIANIFDRYLKAPSTRFEEMDIQQKIIQEMTRMKDERNRLRIIMGQYMGEDLASFSVEDLSNLEQQMEFSLYKVRLRKQELLDQQLLEMRHREMHMSEEQSGYLCLMNPAARGQCQAAEMSGNPRPFPWWDAGASASGSGSQSSQRPHGRDAEPSVTALQLSPHLHGYRLQPRQPNLQDANLHGWLW from the exons ATGGGGCGTGGAAAAGTAGAGCTGAAAAAGATTGAGAATCCAACGAACCGGCAAGTTACCTTCTCCAAGAGGAGGATGGGGCTGTTCAAGAAGGCAAACGAGTTAGCTATTCTTTGTGATGCACAAATTGGAGTCATCATATTCTCTGGCAGTGGCAGGATGTATGAATACTCAAGCTCCCCATGGAG AATAGCAAACATATTTGACAGATACCTGAAAGCCCCTAGCACCCGTTTTGAGGAGATGGACATCCAGCAG AAAATCATCCAGGAGATGACTAGGATGAAGGATGAGAGGAACAGGCTCAGGATCATCATGGGACAGTACATGGGGGAGGACCTGGCCTCGTTCTCTGTGGAAGATCTGAGCAACCTTGAACAGCAGATGGAGTTTTCGCTGTACAAAGTTCGCCTCAGGAAG CAAGAGCTACTTGACCAGCAGCTGCTGGAGATGCGCCACAGG GAGATGCACATGTCAGAAGAACAGAGCGGCTACCTGTGCCTGATG AACCCGGCCGCGAGGGGGCAGTGCCAGGCGGCCGAGATGTCCGGGAACCCGAGGCCGTTCCCGTGGTGGGACGCGGGGGCCAGTgccagcggcagcggcagccagAGCAGCCAGCGGCCGCACGGCCGGGACGCCGAGCCGTCGGTGACGGCGCTGCAGCTGTCGCCGCACCTGCACGGGTACAGGCTCCAGCCGCGGCAGCCCAACCTGCAGGACGCCAACCTCCATGGCTGGCTCTGGTAA
- the LOC112898818 gene encoding MADS-box transcription factor 31-like isoform X2, producing MGRGKVELKKIENPTNRQVTFSKRRMGLFKKANELAILCDAQIGVIIFSGSGRMYEYSSSPWRIANIFDRYLKAPSTRFEEMDIQQKIIQEMTRMKDERNRLRIIMGQYMGEDLASFSVEDLSNLEQQMEFSLYKVRLRKQELLDQQLLEMRHREMHMSEEQSGYLCLMNPAARGQCQAAEMSGNPRPFPWWDAGASASGSGSQSSQRPHGRDAEPSVTALQLSPHLHGYRLQPRQPNLQDANLHGWL from the exons ATGGGGCGTGGAAAAGTAGAGCTGAAAAAGATTGAGAATCCAACGAACCGGCAAGTTACCTTCTCCAAGAGGAGGATGGGGCTGTTCAAGAAGGCAAACGAGTTAGCTATTCTTTGTGATGCACAAATTGGAGTCATCATATTCTCTGGCAGTGGCAGGATGTATGAATACTCAAGCTCCCCATGGAG AATAGCAAACATATTTGACAGATACCTGAAAGCCCCTAGCACCCGTTTTGAGGAGATGGACATCCAGCAG AAAATCATCCAGGAGATGACTAGGATGAAGGATGAGAGGAACAGGCTCAGGATCATCATGGGACAGTACATGGGGGAGGACCTGGCCTCGTTCTCTGTGGAAGATCTGAGCAACCTTGAACAGCAGATGGAGTTTTCGCTGTACAAAGTTCGCCTCAGGAAG CAAGAGCTACTTGACCAGCAGCTGCTGGAGATGCGCCACAGG GAGATGCACATGTCAGAAGAACAGAGCGGCTACCTGTGCCTGATG AACCCGGCCGCGAGGGGGCAGTGCCAGGCGGCCGAGATGTCCGGGAACCCGAGGCCGTTCCCGTGGTGGGACGCGGGGGCCAGTgccagcggcagcggcagccagAGCAGCCAGCGGCCGCACGGCCGGGACGCCGAGCCGTCGGTGACGGCGCTGCAGCTGTCGCCGCACCTGCACGGGTACAGGCTCCAGCCGCGGCAGCCCAACCTGCAGGACGCCAACCTCCATGGCTGGCTCTG A
- the LOC112898816 gene encoding gamma-aminobutyrate transaminase 1, mitochondrial: protein MMIARRLLRSNASAQASSLVKYVTSTATLQGQAECLSDASIRHFSSAPSAQSDSTEENGFKGHGMLAPFTAGWQSNDLHPLIIERSEGSYVYDINGNKYLDSLAGLWCTALGGSEPRLVKAATDQLNKLPFYHSFWNRTTRPSLDLAQEIISMFTAREMGKVFFTNSGSEANDSQVKLVWYYNNALGRPNKKKFIARTKAYHGSTLISASLTGLPALHQKFDLPAPFVLHTDCPHYWRYHLPGETEEEFATRLATNLENLILKEGPETIAAFIAEPVMGAGGVIPPPKTYFDKVQAVVKKYDILFIADEVITAFGRLGTMFGSDYYNIKPDLVSLAKALSNAYVPIGATLVSPEISDVIHSQSNKLGSFAHGFTYSGHPVACAVAIEALKIYRERDIPGHVRQIAPKFQDGIRAFADSPIIGEIRGIGMIMGTEFTNNKSPTDLFPAEWGVGAIFGQECQKRGMLVRVAGDAIMMSPTLIMTPGEVDELVSIYGEALKATEARVAELKSKRN, encoded by the exons ATGATGATTGCGCGGCGCCTGCTCCGATCAAATGCCTCCGCCCAG GCAAGCAGCTTGGTGAAATATGTAACCAGCACTGCAACTTTGCAAGGACAAGCAGAATGTTTGTCGGATGCATCAATCAGACATTTTAGTTCAGCGCCATCTGCCCAATCTGACTCAACTGAAGAAAATGG ATTTAAGGGGCATGGCATGTTGGCACCGTTTACAGCTGGCTGGCAGAGCAATGACTTGCATCCACTGATTATCGAGAGATCTGAG GGTTCCTATGTTTATGACATAAATGGAAATAAGTACCTAGATTCTCTTGCAGGACTATGGTGTACAGCTTTAG GTGGTAGCGAGCCTCGATTAGTCAAAGCAGCAACTGATCAATTAAACAAGTTACCCTTCTATCATTCCTTTTGGAACCGCACAACCAGACCTTCATTG GATCTTGCGCAGGAGATAATTAGCATGTTCACTGCACGGGAAATGGGAAAAGTGTTCTTCACAAATAGTGGTTCAGAAGCAAATGACTCTCAG GTCAAACTGGTATGGTATTATAACAATGCATTGGGGAGGCCAAACAAGAAGAAATTTATTGCGCGAACAAAAGC ATACCATGGGTCTACATTGATATCAGCGAGCTTAACTGG TCTTCCTGCCCTGCACCAGAAGTTTGATCTGCCAGCACCTTTTGTTCTGCACACTGACTGCCCTCACTACTGGCGTTATCATCTTCCTG GTGAGACAGAAGAAGAATTTGCTACTAGACTTGCCACCAATTTAGAGAATCTTATTCTCAAAGAAGGACCAGAAACA ATTGCTGCTTTCATTGCTGAACCTGTGATGGGTGCTGGTGGTGTCATCCCTCCTCCAAAGACATATTTTGACAAG GTTCAAGCAGTGGTCAAGAAGTATGACATTCTTTTCATAGCAGATGAG GTCATTACTGCATTTGGAAGGTTGGGAACCATGTTTGGATCTGATTATTATAACATCAAACCGGATCTTGTTTCACTAGCTAAG GCTCTTTCAAATGCCTATGTACCCATCGGAGCAACTCTCGTTAGCCCAGAGATATCAGATGTGATTCATTCCCAGAGCAATAAGCTTG GTTCATTTGCTCATGGATTTACATACTCCGGTCATCCAGTTGCCTGTGCTGTGGCCATAGAAGCTCTGAAAATTTATCG CGAAAGGGATATTCCGGGCCATGTCAGGCAGATTGCTCCAAAGTTTCAGGATGGAATTAGGGCATTTGCAGACAGTCCAATTATAGGGGAG ATACGTGGCATAGGGATGATAATGGGAACCGAATTCACCAATAACAAGTCACCAACTGATCTATTCCCTGCTGAATGGG GCGTTGGTGCGATCTTTGGGCAGGAGTGCCAGAAGCGCGGCATGCTGGTGAGGGTTGCCGGCGACGCTATCATGATGTCGCCGACACTGATCATGACACCTGGGGAAGTCGACGAG CTGGTGAGCATCTACGGGGAAGCCCTTAAGGCCACGGAGGCGAGGGTggcggagctgaaatccaagAGGAATTAG